A section of the Citrobacter farmeri genome encodes:
- a CDS encoding multidrug effflux MFS transporter: MLNQQARTHSTTVKKTGLSFLLILSALMAVTSLSTDIYLPAMPVMAKDLQGNAELTITGFLIGFCIAQLIWGPISDRYGRRLPLFIGLGLFIVGSVGCALSTDIVQIVFWRVFQALGACTGPMLARAMIRDLFSRTRAAQMLSTLMIIMAIAPIAGPLIGGQMIKVTSWHAIFWLLAIIGTLMLMSLFWLPETLHAEKRSQTSVTKAFQNYYALLTNAKYMRFTLCLTFYYVAAYAFITGSPFVYITYFGVDPQHYGWLFAVNIVGLMAVSMVNRRLVHRYPLEALLRSAVFIATIAAIVLAVTTGLSVGGITVIVGAVFVFFSMNGIIAATSTACALDAVPNVAGSASALMGALQYGSGIISSLLLALFSDGTPWTMGWIIALFTAASALMALTFQLKK; encoded by the coding sequence ATGCTTAATCAACAAGCACGAACTCACTCAACTACAGTAAAAAAAACTGGTCTATCATTTTTGCTCATTCTGAGCGCCCTAATGGCTGTTACCTCTTTATCAACCGACATCTATCTTCCGGCTATGCCGGTCATGGCAAAGGATTTACAGGGTAACGCAGAGCTGACAATCACAGGGTTCCTTATCGGTTTTTGCATTGCACAACTGATTTGGGGACCGATTAGTGATCGTTATGGTCGTCGACTGCCGCTGTTTATCGGCTTAGGTCTATTCATCGTCGGCTCGGTGGGCTGCGCGTTATCAACGGATATCGTGCAAATAGTCTTCTGGCGTGTTTTTCAGGCGTTAGGTGCCTGTACTGGGCCGATGTTGGCACGAGCAATGATCCGTGACCTGTTTAGCCGCACTCGCGCAGCACAAATGCTTTCGACACTGATGATCATCATGGCTATCGCGCCGATTGCCGGGCCCTTGATCGGCGGGCAGATGATTAAAGTCACCTCGTGGCATGCCATATTCTGGCTGCTGGCGATTATCGGAACATTAATGCTGATGTCTTTATTCTGGTTACCAGAAACATTACATGCCGAAAAACGCTCACAAACCTCCGTAACCAAAGCTTTCCAAAACTACTATGCCTTGCTAACTAACGCCAAATACATGCGTTTTACGTTATGCCTGACGTTCTACTACGTTGCAGCCTACGCCTTTATCACCGGCTCCCCGTTTGTGTACATCACTTACTTCGGCGTTGATCCGCAGCACTACGGTTGGCTGTTTGCAGTAAACATTGTTGGATTGATGGCGGTGAGCATGGTCAACAGACGTCTGGTTCACCGCTATCCACTGGAAGCGTTGCTTAGGAGCGCCGTATTCATCGCCACTATTGCCGCAATAGTGCTGGCGGTCACCACCGGCCTGAGTGTGGGCGGAATTACCGTGATTGTCGGTGCAGTATTCGTGTTCTTCTCAATGAATGGCATCATCGCGGCGACATCCACGGCTTGCGCTCTGGACGCAGTGCCTAATGTGGCTGGCTCCGCATCGGCGCTAATGGGGGCATTACAATACGGCAGCGGCATCATCTCTTCATTGCTTCTTGCCCTGTTCAGTGATGGCACACCCTGGACGATGGGCTGGATAATTGCGTTGTTTACAGCAGCCAGCGCCTTGATGGCTCTGACCTTTCAACTAAAAAAATGA
- a CDS encoding alpha/beta hydrolase translates to MLLTAMAGVTSVNAADYKQNPFTLAYDGAISENVKGKVNIHPVKYDLHGIQIAANVYTPANYDPAKKYPAVVVAHPNGGVKEQVAGLYAQRLAEQGYIAITADAAYQGASGGMPRSVDKPANRIEDIHGMADYISQYPGVDTARLGLLGICGGGGYSLVAAETDKRFKSIATISMFNSGLVRRNGFQNSQLDSIQQRLQQASDARVQEAAGGEVLYSGDANLTDEQIAKLPFALYRQGYEYYWKTHAHPNSTFKYTTSSLLDLMSFDVTDHINLINKPLLMIAGTKADTLYMTEDAFAKATGTKDKELFLIDGATHIETYWVPEYVDQAMQKLDVFFDKNI, encoded by the coding sequence ATGCTACTCACGGCAATGGCCGGGGTGACCTCAGTCAATGCGGCTGATTACAAACAAAACCCTTTCACACTGGCCTATGACGGTGCCATCTCCGAGAACGTCAAAGGCAAAGTCAACATTCATCCGGTAAAATACGATCTGCATGGCATTCAGATTGCCGCAAATGTCTATACCCCTGCTAACTACGATCCCGCCAAAAAATACCCTGCGGTGGTGGTTGCACATCCCAATGGCGGCGTAAAAGAACAGGTCGCCGGGTTGTATGCCCAGCGTCTCGCCGAACAGGGCTACATCGCTATCACCGCCGATGCGGCTTATCAGGGGGCCAGCGGCGGAATGCCACGCAGCGTGGATAAACCTGCTAATCGCATCGAAGATATCCACGGGATGGCTGACTACATCAGCCAGTATCCTGGTGTCGATACCGCCCGCCTCGGTCTGCTTGGCATTTGCGGTGGTGGCGGTTATTCACTTGTTGCTGCCGAAACAGACAAACGGTTCAAATCGATTGCAACCATCAGTATGTTTAATTCAGGACTTGTGCGCCGCAACGGTTTTCAGAATTCACAGCTGGATAGTATCCAGCAGCGCCTTCAGCAGGCTTCTGACGCACGAGTTCAGGAAGCAGCCGGAGGCGAAGTGCTTTACTCCGGCGATGCCAACCTGACTGATGAACAGATTGCTAAGTTACCTTTTGCCTTATATCGCCAGGGCTACGAGTACTACTGGAAAACCCACGCGCACCCGAACTCCACGTTTAAATACACCACCAGCAGTCTTCTGGATTTGATGAGCTTTGACGTAACGGACCATATCAATCTCATCAATAAACCATTGCTGATGATTGCCGGTACAAAAGCGGATACGCTCTATATGACTGAAGATGCGTTCGCTAAAGCGACCGGAACGAAGGACAAAGAACTCTTCCTGATCGACGGCGCTACCCACATTGAGACATATTGGGTGCCTGAATACGTTGACCAGGCGATGCAAAAGTTAGACGTCTTCTTCGATAAAAATATTTAG